The following are encoded together in the Sediminitomix flava genome:
- a CDS encoding glycosyltransferase, translating to MNILHTFRNYLFNTENWAYHLIKHIPDTKNVVTAENFLTENFYDASFDFIQFPIAYYPPNSIKSAPFLDTLIFYVSNAFRKLAHEKYVTDHAKEAKVELIHSHTAPAAWKHLNIAKKLQIPHVVSFYGFDYKQLLTLEPIWKKRYTILFKEIDFCIAEGYHGKGQLLALGCPEEKIRVNFLGVEISKIPFIERIKSNEKLDLVQIASLREKKGHIYTLKAFIRALENCPNMTLTLIGVGKKPNELVEIVKGTIAENKVFFRDGIPLSQLQSTLSKYDAFIHPSCHAKDGDSEGGAPIVLLDAQANGMPVISTNHCDIPSEVIHKKTGWLAEEKNTDQIAEGIKYFYQMSNEEYRDYSQAARQHVEENFDIAKNAGKLKENIYSDLLLKKRTF from the coding sequence ATGAACATTCTTCACACCTTCCGAAACTACCTTTTCAATACCGAAAATTGGGCTTACCACCTAATTAAGCATATTCCTGATACAAAAAATGTAGTTACTGCCGAGAATTTCTTAACAGAGAACTTTTATGATGCTTCTTTTGACTTTATTCAGTTTCCAATAGCTTATTACCCTCCCAACTCCATCAAGTCAGCTCCTTTTCTTGATACACTAATTTTTTATGTCAGTAATGCTTTCCGAAAACTGGCTCATGAAAAATATGTAACTGACCATGCAAAAGAAGCAAAAGTAGAACTTATCCACAGTCACACGGCTCCCGCTGCTTGGAAGCACCTCAATATTGCAAAGAAACTTCAGATTCCTCATGTTGTTTCTTTTTATGGCTTTGACTACAAACAGCTCTTGACTCTCGAACCTATTTGGAAAAAGCGTTACACTATCCTTTTCAAGGAAATTGATTTTTGCATTGCAGAAGGTTATCATGGCAAAGGGCAACTTCTTGCTCTAGGCTGTCCAGAAGAAAAGATTCGTGTAAACTTTCTAGGAGTAGAAATTTCGAAAATACCATTCATAGAGCGTATTAAATCGAATGAAAAACTAGATTTAGTACAAATTGCTTCCTTGAGAGAGAAAAAAGGACATATCTACACCCTAAAAGCCTTTATCCGAGCATTGGAGAATTGTCCTAATATGACCCTTACGCTAATCGGTGTAGGTAAAAAGCCAAACGAACTAGTAGAAATAGTAAAAGGCACAATCGCTGAAAATAAGGTATTTTTCCGTGATGGAATCCCTTTATCTCAACTTCAATCTACACTCTCTAAATATGATGCATTTATCCATCCAAGTTGTCATGCAAAAGATGGTGATTCAGAAGGAGGTGCACCTATCGTATTATTAGATGCTCAAGCTAATGGAATGCCTGTTATCTCTACGAATCACTGTGATATACCATCAGAAGTAATCCATAAAAAAACAGGATGGCTAGCCGAAGAAAAAAACACAGACCAAATTGCTGAAGGCATCAAATATTTCTATCAGATGAGTAATGAAGAATATAGAGACTATTCTCAAGCTGCTAGACAACACGTAGAGGAGAATTTCGATATTGCAAAGAATGCTGGAAAGTTGAAAGAAAATATTTACTCAGATCTTCTTCTCAAGAAAAGGACCTTTTAA
- a CDS encoding glycosyltransferase family 2 protein, protein MEVSVIIPVYNAEAFVEKAVRSAHDLQEVKEIILIEDASPDGALEICQKLAKELHKVKLYRHHDLQNHGAGASRNLGIEKANSEYIAFLDADDFYLPHRFEKDRIVFESNKDIDGVYNAVGAFYYSEEAKELYRNTTGTPDTISFSGEHLGKERFLTLLKGENGFIHLNGLTLKKNSLFENAKIVFDSSLRLTQDTDFVLRLAWYLKLQASELVQNVAQRGIHQQNRCTDIDSIWLASQVLYENLEKELFLNSARPHEKVFLRQLIDAYKIHQESHSFSKRTLSLIAFFLKDPSFIKESIIRNTAIKTWLGLGYVGKFVTKFKRSFS, encoded by the coding sequence ATGGAAGTTTCTGTTATCATACCTGTTTATAATGCTGAAGCCTTTGTAGAAAAGGCTGTTCGCTCTGCTCATGATCTTCAAGAAGTGAAAGAAATCATTTTGATAGAAGATGCATCACCAGATGGGGCATTAGAGATCTGTCAGAAACTTGCTAAAGAACTTCATAAAGTAAAATTATACAGACACCATGATCTACAAAATCATGGTGCTGGAGCAAGCCGAAATCTTGGTATTGAAAAGGCGAATAGTGAATACATTGCCTTTCTAGATGCCGATGATTTTTATCTTCCCCACCGTTTTGAAAAGGATAGAATTGTTTTTGAGAGTAATAAAGACATTGATGGCGTATATAATGCTGTGGGGGCTTTTTATTATTCTGAGGAGGCTAAAGAATTGTATAGAAACACAACAGGTACACCGGATACTATTTCATTTTCAGGAGAACATTTGGGCAAGGAACGATTCTTAACTCTTTTGAAGGGAGAAAATGGATTTATTCATCTTAATGGTCTCACGCTAAAGAAAAATAGTCTTTTTGAGAATGCGAAGATAGTGTTTGATTCATCTCTTCGTTTAACACAGGATACTGATTTTGTATTACGACTTGCGTGGTATTTAAAGCTACAAGCAAGTGAACTGGTTCAAAATGTAGCACAAAGAGGAATTCATCAACAAAATAGATGTACAGACATTGATTCTATATGGTTAGCCTCTCAAGTTTTATATGAGAATTTAGAAAAGGAATTATTTTTAAATTCTGCCAGACCTCATGAAAAAGTATTTCTGAGACAATTGATAGACGCATACAAAATCCATCAAGAATCACATTCTTTTTCAAAGAGAACGCTGTCTTTAATTGCATTTTTCTTGAAAGACCCATCTTTTATAAAAGAGTCAATCATCAGAAATACAGCAATAAAAACGTGGTTGGGTTTAGGTTATGTAGGAAAGTTTGTGACAAAATTTAAAAGGTCCTTTTCTTGA
- a CDS encoding RNA polymerase sigma-70 factor, which produces MGLDCYAVMCKEETSLPLTSSTYIFLYKKYFERIKAFIFFKLGDIDSAKDIAQESFLKLWEKREVVQAETAKALLFTISQNLTINYFKHKSIELNYSAEIEQNVTKSNETPIFLLEMKEFEDKLCRSISKLSDKNRKVFIMSRTEGKTYNEIAKELGISVKAVEKRMHKALEQMRGEISFKI; this is translated from the coding sequence GTGGGGTTGGATTGCTATGCTGTAATGTGTAAAGAGGAAACAAGTCTACCTTTAACTAGTAGCACTTACATCTTTCTCTACAAGAAATACTTTGAAAGGATAAAGGCTTTTATCTTTTTTAAGTTAGGAGATATAGATAGTGCAAAAGATATTGCTCAAGAATCTTTTTTAAAGTTATGGGAGAAAAGAGAAGTGGTGCAGGCAGAAACGGCTAAAGCCTTGTTATTCACTATTTCTCAAAACTTGACAATTAATTATTTCAAGCATAAGAGTATCGAATTGAATTACTCGGCTGAGATAGAGCAAAATGTAACAAAGAGTAATGAAACACCGATCTTTCTTTTAGAAATGAAGGAGTTTGAAGATAAATTATGTCGTTCAATATCTAAGTTATCTGATAAGAATAGAAAGGTTTTTATCATGAGTAGAACCGAAGGAAAAACCTACAATGAAATAGCGAAAGAATTAGGTATAAGCGTGAAAGCCGTTGAAAAAAGAATGCACAAGGCTTTAGAACAAATGCGTGGAGAAATTTCATTCAAGATTTAG
- a CDS encoding adenylate kinase, translating to MLNLVLFGPPGAGKGTQSAKIKEKYNLIHLSTGDLLRSEIAAGTALGLEAKKLMDNGQLVPDEVVIGMIDNKVKANQDAAGFIFDGFPRTVAQAEALDVLLEKNGTAVSGMVALEVDEEELTQRILERGKTSGRSDDQDVNLIRNRVQEYESKTAPVADHYKGQNKYKSVAGVGAIEEIFDSLCAAIDTL from the coding sequence ATGCTAAACCTTGTGCTTTTTGGCCCTCCGGGCGCAGGAAAAGGTACACAAAGTGCCAAAATCAAAGAAAAATACAACTTGATCCACCTTTCTACTGGTGACTTGCTACGTTCAGAAATTGCTGCAGGTACAGCCTTAGGCTTAGAAGCTAAGAAGTTGATGGACAACGGACAGCTTGTTCCTGATGAAGTTGTGATTGGCATGATCGATAACAAAGTAAAAGCAAATCAAGATGCTGCAGGCTTTATCTTTGATGGCTTTCCAAGAACAGTAGCTCAAGCAGAAGCATTAGATGTATTGTTAGAGAAAAACGGTACAGCAGTTTCTGGTATGGTTGCTCTTGAAGTTGACGAGGAAGAGCTTACTCAACGTATTTTGGAAAGAGGTAAAACTTCAGGTCGTTCTGATGACCAAGATGTAAACCTTATCCGTAATCGTGTACAAGAATACGAATCTAAAACTGCTCCTGTAGCAGATCACTACAAAGGGCAAAACAAATACAAATCAGTAGCTGGTGTTGGGGCTATCGAAGAGATTTTCGACAGTCTTTGTGCTGCGATTGACACTTTGTAA
- the obgE gene encoding GTPase ObgE: MASSNFIDYVKIFCRSGAGGPGSVHFRREKHVAKGGPDGGDGGRGAHIILRGKSNFWTLLHLKYRKHIHAENGKPGEGGCRSGAQGEDIYLDVPLGTIARDAETGEKLLEITEDGEERILLEGGKGGLGNDHFKTATKQTPMYAQPGIEGIEMWIILELKVLADVGLVGFPNAGKSTLLSVVSAARPKVADYAFTTLTPNLGVVAYRDNQSFVMADIPGIIKGASEGKGLGIRFLRHIERNSVLLFMVPADADDIAEEYQILLNELKLYNPELLDKNRLLAITKCDMLDDELKEQLKDELDNNLPEKLEYTFISSVAQQGIVDLKDMVWKAINN; encoded by the coding sequence ATGGCTTCATCAAACTTTATAGATTACGTTAAAATATTCTGTCGTTCTGGTGCAGGTGGACCAGGCTCTGTCCACTTCCGAAGAGAAAAGCACGTCGCTAAAGGTGGTCCTGATGGCGGAGACGGTGGACGTGGAGCGCACATTATCCTTAGAGGAAAAAGTAATTTCTGGACTTTACTTCACTTAAAGTACCGTAAACATATTCATGCTGAAAACGGTAAGCCTGGAGAAGGTGGTTGTCGTAGTGGTGCACAAGGAGAAGATATTTATCTAGATGTACCTCTTGGTACTATTGCTCGTGATGCTGAAACTGGTGAGAAACTTCTTGAAATCACTGAAGATGGAGAAGAAAGAATCTTGCTAGAAGGTGGTAAAGGTGGATTGGGTAACGATCATTTCAAAACGGCCACAAAACAAACGCCTATGTATGCTCAACCGGGTATCGAAGGTATTGAGATGTGGATTATTCTGGAACTTAAAGTTCTTGCAGACGTTGGTTTAGTAGGATTTCCTAATGCAGGTAAATCAACTTTACTCTCAGTAGTTTCTGCTGCCCGACCTAAAGTTGCTGACTATGCTTTTACAACTCTAACACCAAACTTAGGAGTTGTAGCCTATCGTGATAATCAGTCTTTCGTAATGGCTGATATTCCTGGAATTATCAAAGGTGCCTCTGAAGGTAAAGGACTTGGTATCCGTTTCTTGAGACATATTGAACGTAACTCTGTTCTCTTGTTTATGGTACCTGCCGATGCTGATGACATTGCTGAAGAGTACCAAATTCTACTCAACGAGTTGAAGCTTTACAACCCAGAATTACTTGACAAAAACCGTCTTTTAGCAATTACGAAATGTGATATGCTTGATGATGAACTAAAGGAACAATTGAAAGATGAATTAGATAATAATCTTCCAGAAAAATTGGAGTATACATTTATCTCATCGGTTGCGCAACAAGGAATTGTAGACTTGAAAGATATGGTTTGGAAAGCAATCAACAATTAG
- a CDS encoding exo-beta-N-acetylmuramidase NamZ family protein, translating into MKNKFFLIGLCTFLFSFCTAPAQENKVDSPIVKVGLDVLVADEYTILQGKRVGLITNPTGGDYNFNSTVDIFFEHPAVELVALFGPEHGVRGSADAGSHIESYKDERTGLPVYSLYGKTRKPSNEMLEGIDVLVYDIQDIGVRSYTFISTLGLVMEAAAANNIEVVVLDRPNPLGGEKVEGNIVEEGYFSFVSQFPIPYVYGLTVGEVALMMNNEGWLKNGVKCKLTVVPMEGWKRNMSFKETGRRWVPTSPHIPFEHSAVMYPVTGILGELDANFIGIGYTMPFEVIGAEWIDPLAFAKALNSLELGGLLFRPMSFTPYYKAKKGTTLHGVQIYITDYEKAKLSEIQFYILQEHHKLYPEKDLFEMAPNRLSMFDKVCGSNFIRENFTKDYKFSDIKEYWYKDVDTFKTLSKKYYLYDE; encoded by the coding sequence ATGAAAAATAAATTTTTTTTGATAGGCTTATGTACTTTTTTATTCTCATTCTGTACTGCTCCAGCACAAGAGAATAAAGTAGATAGTCCGATAGTCAAAGTTGGTTTAGACGTTCTTGTGGCAGATGAGTATACGATACTACAAGGGAAAAGAGTCGGACTAATTACGAACCCAACAGGAGGAGATTATAATTTTAATTCCACAGTAGATATTTTCTTTGAACATCCAGCTGTCGAATTAGTCGCACTTTTCGGGCCCGAGCATGGGGTAAGAGGTAGTGCAGATGCAGGTTCACATATCGAATCTTATAAAGATGAGCGTACAGGACTTCCGGTTTATTCTTTGTATGGAAAAACGCGAAAGCCTTCCAATGAAATGTTAGAAGGGATTGATGTGTTGGTTTATGATATTCAGGATATTGGAGTGAGGTCTTATACTTTTATTAGTACGCTAGGTTTAGTAATGGAAGCTGCTGCTGCAAATAATATTGAAGTAGTTGTGTTGGATAGACCTAATCCTTTGGGAGGAGAAAAAGTAGAAGGAAATATAGTTGAAGAAGGTTATTTTTCATTCGTAAGCCAGTTTCCAATTCCATATGTATACGGACTAACTGTAGGCGAAGTAGCCTTAATGATGAATAATGAAGGCTGGTTGAAGAATGGAGTGAAATGTAAATTGACTGTAGTTCCTATGGAAGGTTGGAAGCGTAATATGTCTTTCAAAGAGACTGGAAGAAGATGGGTTCCTACTTCTCCGCATATTCCTTTTGAGCATTCGGCAGTAATGTACCCCGTAACAGGGATTTTGGGAGAACTTGATGCTAATTTTATTGGTATTGGTTATACAATGCCATTTGAGGTGATTGGAGCTGAATGGATTGACCCATTAGCTTTTGCAAAAGCATTGAATAGTTTGGAGTTGGGTGGATTACTTTTCCGACCGATGTCATTTACACCTTATTACAAAGCTAAAAAAGGTACAACACTGCACGGAGTTCAGATTTATATTACTGATTATGAAAAGGCAAAACTTTCAGAAATACAGTTTTATATACTTCAAGAGCATCATAAACTTTATCCAGAAAAAGATTTATTCGAAATGGCTCCAAACAGACTTTCAATGTTTGATAAGGTCTGTGGTAGTAATTTTATCAGAGAAAATTTCACGAAGGATTATAAATTTTCAGATATAAAAGAGTATTGGTATAAAGATGTTGATACTTTTAAAACACTTTCTAAAAAGTATTATTTATATGACGAATAG
- the nagB gene encoding glucosamine-6-phosphate deaminase, with product MNLAVNNSSEKLYTNVYADAESASKKVAQDIADLIRSKAEKGENAVLGLATGSSPLKVYAELVRMHKEEGLSFKNVITFNLDEYYPMDPSSEHSYVYFMKKNLFDHVDINMENVNIPSGTIRRKEIEEYCATYEAKIKLHGGVDLQLLGIGRTGHIGFNEPPSNEKTLTRMVTLDPITRKDAAPGFGGLENVPTEAVTMGVGSILNAKKVIMMAWGESKAAIVNEMMNGEVSGQVPATYLQLHNNVAVFLDEGAAKELKTETLV from the coding sequence ATGAACTTAGCCGTAAATAATTCCTCAGAGAAGCTATATACAAATGTATATGCTGATGCTGAAAGTGCTTCAAAAAAAGTTGCACAAGATATTGCAGACCTTATCAGATCAAAGGCTGAGAAAGGTGAAAATGCAGTTTTAGGTTTAGCTACAGGTTCCTCGCCATTGAAAGTATATGCTGAATTGGTAAGAATGCATAAAGAGGAAGGTTTAAGTTTTAAAAATGTAATCACATTTAACTTAGATGAGTATTATCCTATGGATCCATCATCTGAGCATAGCTATGTGTATTTCATGAAGAAAAATCTTTTTGATCATGTAGATATCAATATGGAAAATGTAAACATTCCAAGTGGTACGATCAGAAGAAAAGAAATTGAAGAGTATTGTGCGACTTATGAGGCTAAAATCAAGCTGCATGGAGGAGTTGATCTTCAATTATTAGGTATCGGAAGAACTGGACACATTGGTTTTAATGAGCCACCATCAAATGAGAAGACTTTGACAAGAATGGTGACGCTAGATCCGATTACAAGAAAAGATGCCGCTCCCGGATTTGGTGGACTTGAGAATGTACCTACTGAGGCCGTAACAATGGGTGTCGGTTCTATTCTGAATGCTAAGAAAGTTATTATGATGGCTTGGGGAGAGAGTAAAGCAGCGATTGTCAATGAAATGATGAATGGGGAAGTTTCAGGACAAGTACCAGCAACATATTTACAATTGCATAATAATGTAGCTGTATTCTTAGATGAAGGAGCAGCAAAAGAATTGAAAACAGAGACTTTGGTCTAA
- a CDS encoding N-acetylglucosamine kinase codes for MKIIADSGSSKTKWIGIDENGQELFQKTTQGLNPYFVEEKEIKNLLQKELGELQSAITSIHFYGAGLGLEQMKLKMEEILKEFLPKAETIEVESDLYAAVRSLFYKGEGIACILGTGANACYCKDANVLEKVPSLGYILADWASGAVLGKQLIASLLKGELNAEMTADFYSTYNLDTAQILDKIYRQANPNRFLASFTTFLYKHKDDAVCKRIIRENFEKFFDDYVKVLLEHKGSETSIGFVGSIAFHFKDFITEEITKRGYKLYKIEKDPLDGLKAYHLKQG; via the coding sequence ATGAAGATTATAGCAGATAGTGGCTCTTCAAAAACAAAATGGATAGGTATAGATGAGAATGGTCAAGAGCTGTTTCAGAAAACAACTCAAGGACTAAATCCTTACTTTGTGGAGGAGAAAGAGATTAAAAATCTACTTCAAAAAGAGTTAGGAGAATTACAATCAGCTATTACGAGTATTCATTTTTATGGAGCGGGTTTAGGGCTTGAGCAGATGAAGCTAAAAATGGAAGAAATTCTTAAAGAATTTTTACCAAAAGCAGAAACTATAGAAGTGGAAAGTGATTTGTATGCAGCAGTTCGAAGTCTTTTTTATAAAGGAGAAGGAATAGCTTGTATACTTGGTACTGGGGCAAATGCTTGTTATTGTAAAGATGCAAATGTACTAGAGAAAGTACCGTCTTTAGGATACATATTAGCCGATTGGGCAAGTGGAGCTGTTTTAGGAAAACAACTGATTGCAAGTTTATTAAAAGGAGAGCTAAATGCAGAAATGACAGCTGACTTTTATTCAACTTACAATTTGGATACAGCTCAGATCTTAGATAAGATTTATAGACAAGCTAATCCAAATCGATTTCTAGCATCTTTCACCACATTTCTTTACAAACACAAAGATGATGCTGTGTGTAAGCGTATCATCAGAGAGAATTTTGAAAAATTCTTTGATGATTATGTAAAAGTTCTGCTAGAGCATAAGGGATCAGAAACTTCTATTGGCTTTGTAGGTTCAATAGCTTTTCATTTCAAAGACTTTATAACTGAAGAAATAACCAAAAGAGGATATAAGCTTTATAAAATAGAAAAAGATCCTTTAGACGGATTAAAAGCATATCACCTCAAACAAGGTTAA
- a CDS encoding Do family serine endopeptidase, whose product MTNRKLFFSLMTASVLGGAIAIGVNTYLTPQNEVKFQSISDQQDHFKLTNYNNDSDKKAYQVPQGLNFVDAAEKVTPAVVHVKCYYKGNYSQGRSRSPEDIFREFFGERSAPRQEQQQPEEDSWAGMSTGSGVILTDDGYIATNNHVVEKADKIEIVLNDKRLFEAEVIGTDPTTDLALLKIEEKGLPFVPYGNSDDVRVGEWVLAVGNPFNLTSTVTAGIISAKARNINILQRSRENYAIESFLQTDAAVNPGNSGGALVDLKGNLIGINTAIASRTGSYSGYSFAVPSELVKKVLDDLRNYGVVQRAILGVQILGVNAEIAEEYGLKNVEGVYIAGVAEGSGADRAGLEKGDVVLKVGGVRVNESSELQEQIARKRPGETVTLLIRRGSDEMEKEVELRNMQNEVSLAKGRTTIDDLKGELGVTVKALSDDEKEELNLENGVKITSIEKGKLYDSRVQEGFVVTHIDKEPVSSADQFYRKLSKKSGGVLLEGVYPNGEKGFYGLGL is encoded by the coding sequence ATGACTAATCGTAAATTATTTTTCAGCCTAATGACCGCTTCGGTTTTGGGAGGAGCGATTGCGATAGGAGTTAACACTTACCTAACTCCTCAAAATGAAGTCAAATTTCAAAGTATAAGTGATCAGCAAGATCATTTCAAGCTCACAAACTACAATAATGATTCTGATAAGAAAGCTTATCAGGTTCCCCAAGGATTAAACTTTGTGGATGCTGCAGAAAAAGTAACTCCAGCAGTAGTCCATGTAAAATGCTATTATAAAGGGAATTATTCTCAAGGAAGAAGTAGAAGCCCTGAAGATATTTTTAGAGAGTTTTTTGGAGAAAGGTCTGCTCCAAGACAAGAGCAGCAACAGCCCGAAGAAGATAGTTGGGCAGGAATGTCAACAGGGTCTGGTGTTATCCTAACTGATGATGGGTATATCGCTACAAATAATCATGTTGTAGAAAAAGCAGATAAAATTGAGATTGTACTTAATGATAAGCGTCTTTTCGAAGCTGAAGTTATAGGTACTGATCCAACAACAGATTTAGCTTTATTGAAAATTGAGGAAAAAGGACTTCCTTTTGTTCCTTATGGAAATTCTGATGATGTAAGAGTTGGAGAATGGGTTTTAGCTGTCGGTAATCCATTTAATCTAACCTCAACTGTTACAGCAGGTATTATTAGTGCTAAGGCAAGAAATATTAATATTCTTCAACGTTCAAGAGAAAATTATGCTATTGAATCTTTCTTACAGACGGATGCAGCTGTAAACCCTGGTAACAGTGGTGGTGCATTGGTTGACCTTAAAGGAAACCTGATAGGAATAAATACCGCGATTGCTTCACGAACAGGTTCATATTCTGGTTATTCATTTGCAGTACCTTCAGAATTAGTAAAAAAAGTATTGGATGACCTCAGGAATTATGGTGTAGTACAACGTGCGATCCTTGGCGTTCAAATCTTGGGTGTCAATGCTGAAATAGCTGAAGAATACGGGCTTAAAAATGTAGAAGGAGTTTATATAGCAGGTGTAGCCGAAGGAAGTGGAGCAGATAGAGCCGGATTAGAAAAAGGCGATGTTGTTTTAAAAGTCGGAGGCGTAAGAGTTAATGAGTCTTCTGAGTTACAAGAACAAATAGCCAGAAAAAGACCAGGTGAAACCGTAACACTACTTATCAGAAGAGGAAGTGATGAGATGGAAAAAGAAGTGGAACTCAGAAATATGCAAAATGAGGTCTCTTTGGCAAAAGGAAGAACAACAATTGATGATTTGAAAGGAGAGTTAGGAGTTACAGTAAAAGCCCTTTCTGATGATGAAAAAGAGGAGTTAAACCTTGAAAATGGAGTGAAGATCACAAGCATTGAGAAAGGAAAGCTCTATGATTCGAGAGTACAAGAAGGATTCGTAGTTACTCATATTGATAAGGAACCAGTCTCAAGTGCTGATCAGTTTTATAGAAAATTGAGTAAGAAATCTGGTGGCGTACTTCTTGAAGGTGTTTACCCTAACGGAGAAAAAGGATTTTACGGACTTGGTCTGTAA
- a CDS encoding TerB family tellurite resistance protein → MNYTGTFEGSPSAAAFAAYNIPSEEWISYTQALLVIAGADGKLSSDESEWLSSAFLNVVKANTEAREYLENYDFGAQKIEELLTDLNFKTPLNHKRALLYDAVHMSRADFVYAPEEQSSVHRAAEYMKIPSYLTKAIEGLVNTEKAVEMTRKAIFELEEHKKGDGLYKVSDPNSFKASIHERNMLGLKHVEENLQRLYGFALMIIAGADGEVSEREQEWYKSDFAVNTSVSTQVVKEVLDFDYRHESLEDVISELNKKVPVNIKRTLLYNAIKMARADKLYPSEERMAVERAASLLDVNEDIMHTIQHLVMTEEKVAKLKKTLFIAS, encoded by the coding sequence ATGAATTATACTGGAACTTTTGAAGGCTCTCCTTCGGCCGCTGCATTTGCTGCATATAATATTCCCTCTGAAGAATGGATCAGCTACACTCAAGCTCTTCTAGTCATCGCTGGTGCAGATGGAAAACTATCATCAGATGAAAGTGAATGGCTATCAAGTGCATTTTTGAATGTGGTTAAAGCTAACACCGAGGCAAGGGAGTACTTGGAAAACTATGACTTTGGTGCTCAGAAGATTGAAGAACTTTTAACCGACCTAAACTTTAAAACACCCTTAAATCATAAAAGAGCACTTCTTTACGATGCTGTTCATATGTCTAGAGCTGACTTTGTCTACGCCCCAGAAGAACAAAGTTCTGTTCACAGAGCTGCGGAGTACATGAAAATTCCTAGCTACCTCACCAAAGCCATTGAAGGACTTGTCAATACAGAAAAAGCCGTTGAAATGACTCGTAAAGCGATATTCGAGTTAGAAGAACATAAGAAAGGCGATGGCTTATATAAAGTTTCTGACCCAAATAGCTTTAAGGCAAGTATTCATGAAAGAAATATGCTTGGGCTAAAACATGTTGAAGAAAACTTACAACGTCTGTATGGCTTTGCTCTAATGATCATTGCTGGCGCTGATGGTGAAGTTTCAGAACGTGAGCAAGAATGGTATAAAAGTGATTTTGCGGTTAACACTTCTGTTTCAACTCAGGTTGTCAAAGAAGTACTGGACTTTGATTACAGACATGAATCTCTAGAAGACGTTATCTCAGAATTAAACAAAAAAGTACCTGTAAACATCAAAAGGACCCTCCTCTACAATGCTATTAAAATGGCAAGAGCAGATAAACTCTACCCATCAGAAGAACGTATGGCTGTTGAAAGAGCTGCTAGCCTACTAGATGTAAATGAAGATATTATGCACACCATTCAGCATCTTGTAATGACTGAAGAGAAAGTTGCTAAGCTTAAAAAGACCCTATTTATAGCGAGTTGA